The nucleotide sequence TGTTACAACAGCAGCAAATAAGAAGATTTATTCAAGAAAAACGAAGAAAAAGACAATTACATACCTCTTGGTACAGATGAACTAAAAGCATACGAAATATCAGTCATCTAAAAGATGACCCAAATTTTTGCTCAAAGACTGAAAAAGTAGCTAAAAGTGTGTTGAGTTAGGCGTTTTCCTTACAAAAGTTCTACATCACAGCTTCTGTCAGCCTCACCATGAAGCTATTCATCTTAGCCGCCTCCAGAACAATCCACGAGGACTCAAACAACTCATGGAAGAACTCTGCGCCGATCTCCTGAGCTGCGTTTCGGAACGCGATTCCAAATGCGTTTCCTTGAACCGCTCCAAGTCTAGGCTTCCCACAAACCCCAACTATCAACACCTTTTTAGGCTCTTGTGCCAAGCATGCACAAACCAGAGGCTTCATTCGAGCTCCCTTCTCTCTCAGACCGTCCATCAGAAAATAGCAGAATTTCGTCAATGCCTGAGGGTACCCCAGCAATTTTGCATCCAACGAGTCTTCGAGTTTCACCCAACGAAATTTCCTTCCACTTCTTATGCAGCCTCTCTTGGTTATTGCCATGCTTCCTTGCCTTAGAATTGCCCGCTGGATCTTTATTGCTTGTTGCATTCCTCCTTTCAACTTATCAAGATTGTTCATTGACAATGCATCATAAGCCATCCCAAACTCCTTGGAAGCACAAGAACCATCTGATGTCACATACGATTCAAGCAGCGCTGTAACTCCATACACCACATCTGCTGCAGATACTCTTGATCTGTAACCATGGAGCCGCAGAAAGCTTCTGTAGTAGAAATCAGTGAGTCCATATTCGGGTAAAAACCGTTCAAACTCCTCTTTCATCAGCCGTTTCACTTCTGTATCCATGTACCTATATTTCTGCTGGCAATCCACAAGCGAAAATCCCATCCTTGCAAGAAGAAGCTTGAGCTTCTTCAACCCATTGTCACTCCATGTCTTCAATTTAGTAGCAATGTACGAAGAACAAAGCATAGAATCGAATAAATTCCACTCCTGCAACAACATTAGCCTAGGCTCATCTTCGTATGTAATTCTAGATGCCTGGGGCACACGAATCTTCGTGCCATCTTTGAGAGTCACATTAGTCACTGCCTCCAAATTCCCAGAACTGTTAATGTACTGCTCAAGCTCCATCACCGCAGCTTGGTACCTCTCATCCGTTAACCTCTCGTGCAAAAACTGATCCGTTAACGAAACGCAAGCCAACCAAAGCAACTCATTTGTGTTCTTCCTCAAAGAATGTGACAAATCATACATCAAACACCCTGAAGGCTTACCATGAAAAGTACCCAAATGATAATATTTCCTCTTCAGGTCCCGAAAGAGCTTAACTGGGTCGTTCTCCCGATCCACCCTTCTTCGCTTTCTCGAGCCGTCtccatttccttcttcttcctcctcactcTGGCTGTCATCACCGTCACTGTCGCTATCCGATTCGGGGTCAAATTCATCATCACTATTCAAGTCACTCGCATTCGCCAAAGCCGACACATCCTCAATGTCATACGCCAAATCAGCCTGCCTCTCATCATCCAAAGTATAAAGCACAACCACACGATCATTCTGGTCGCTCAGATTATGCAAATGGATCGGACGGTGGCTGTCAACCACGAAAACACGAGCCTTGGGAGACAAATTGAGGAGCTTCTTCAGATCCCGGTGGCAGCCCCAATTGATCAACAGTATCGAAACCGAGTTTTCGGACGAAGAACACAAATCCGGGCCTGCATACTTGTGAATCTCCTGAAACGACGAGACGGGGTAGCACGCGTATCGGATCGAATCGGACTCCAGGACATGGAAGATGATTTTGAGGGCACAGAGCGAGTCCGCATCTGAAGTCGATGGGAATATCAGAAGAGGAGATTGAGACGACGCCGTTGCGGACTCACGGAGCCTCCGGTAGAAGGACTCCACAGTTGTCTCTCTCACCATGAGTTTATAGGGTTTGAACTCAATTGGGCATAGagatttcaatatttctaaaGCAAAAATCGAAGCTTTCCTATGAATCCCAATTCAGCGAAACCCTAATTTCAGCTATTCTGAAACAACTGCTCAATTGGGTTCGCAGATGTTGGTGCGGGGATGTGTAAATCTAGAAATTGAAGTGAAAAATGAAAGGGTTTTTTCTGCGTGAAAAGAACTGGAAGTTCTGAATCAAAGTGAAGTACCTGAGATTTGTAAGGATTCGAACACAGCAATCGGTTCCCTGTATTCGATTCAGCTATGGCGGACTGGCAATCCGAAATCTAAGAGAGACAGAGAGGGGGGATTTGAGATTTTAGGTTTCAATTTTCAAACATGTAATCTAACATTTtcgttttgagtattttaacgTACTTTTTTCagcgaaatttgaagttttgaaacTCGCGGCGAAATTTTGGCGCTCGATTGGGGTTTCTGGTTTGGTCTGTGGGGGCGAGAATTGTAAGTGAGCGCCCTCAGGGTGGACTCCCATCCCATTATTTGTACGGTGAGGATTGGTTATTTACAATTGACCCTCATTTTTCGGCTTTGTCCTTTTTCTTGTCGGCGGCTCGGACACTGCAATAATGTAATGATGTTAGTAGGGAACAATCGTGCATAGTTCTCCGTTCAAATTTTTGGGAGGACATGTTATTTTATTGCGGTTAGAAGTAGGATAGAATGCCTTTAATCTTTCCGAGTCCCACTAGACATTATTTATGCTCTATAGAGTGTAGGATACCTTAAGCTTAAAAGAAATTGATTTATgatttggttgaatttttgtaGAGGGATTTTGAAATGGTGACCTACAAAGCCAAGTCAAAATCATTTGGCAACATTACAGAATGAGAAGGAGAGCTGAGAAAATAGACCTAGAGGGTGCGAGCATCGTTTAGTGTTTATCTCTACCCTCTGATGTCAGAAGAAGGCAACATATATTCCCACGAGAAAATGCATCCCAAAAGAACAAGACAAATATTGCCGGACATTATTTATTGAAATAGGATCAAAGAATCGAGTTTTTTCCAACCATATATATAGTTGTTAAATTGGTAACTCAATGACACAATAACACACCCAAAAAAAGatgacaaaaaagaagaagaagaaagatttccAATCAGAATGGAACGAAAGCTTTATTAATACAAAAATAACACACAACCTTGGATAGATAAAAATGGATGCACTTTATAGAAGGTACTCTTCCCTCGTGGATACAAAGCCCTTAAGATAtttacaggtccaaacaccttatcaTTTACCCACAAATTCCGAGATACGATTCAATCTCATTTTCTGCTCCATGGAAAGCAGCAACTCTGCAAAATTTGAGTCCgaaaaagaaaacgaaatgAGACATGAAAAACGGTGTTTGCATGAAAATGAGAGTGATATGGTGATTAGTGACAAACCTTGGCACTGTCATTGGAACCCTGCCTTCTTGCATCCTGGTAAGACGGCTGAGAAGGAGTCCCTGGTACTTTTCCCGCCCGCTCCTCCCGCACTTTGTTGAATATGTGAGTGAAACCATCAGCTGATGCCGGGTCGTTTTCATCCCACTCGCCAAATTTCGGAACAGCAGCACCTTTCTCAGGCTGCCACattaaaacagaaaatataCTCAAGAGCAAGACTTGACAAAGATATTGTATCACTATAAAACTACCTGTTATTAAGTTAACTACAGGAACAATAATTTCGAAAACAATGGTTTTTACCCAGCAAAACTTTTTCGAATGATGCTTGATCATCAGTCAAAACAAGTTTTTGAGACCATATCTTTTTACCGTAATTACAATAAAGAAGGAAAAATAGACAACAGTTTGACAAGTTTATGATGGTATAACAATATAATAATGGATATGAGGAAGAACATTTACACTTTCATCGCGAGGTTTGAGGCGGGACCTTCCAGGAGTGCCATGGCTAGTTTCATATGAAGTCTTTCCTTCCCAGGAGGGTGAATCTCGTCCTGTGACCTTCGCATTGCGATGGAGAGGTGAACGCTCAACACTGTTCTCAGACCCAGCACTTGGTCGTGCAGGCCTTCGATGGGTTTCACCAGAACTAACTCCACGGCCTCTGCTAGGTTGATGTGCTGATTCACCAGAATTTCTGCGCTGGGCTGGGGAGTTGGCAAATCTTAGGTCATTATCCTCCCTGCTTCTTCTCTGTTCATGAACTGGTTTTTCTGGTTCTGGTCTAACTTTTGGAGGAGAAGATGCAGATATGTCAGAAAGGATGTCCGGGTTCTCTTGGGGGTCATTTGGATTAATCATCTTTCCCCCGACACCAGTTCGATCCTTACGGGCCTTATCAAAATAGGCTGTGTAAGGAACACTTTCTTCGCCTTCCCAATTGCCAAACTTTGGTACATGTGAACGTTGCTGCCACATTAAGAAAATAGTGTCATGCCTACTATTTTCATCAATCAATACATTTCAATACATCAAGTAGCATTATATGAAGTATTTAAGACCTCGTCTATAAACAGGGTCATTGAATGGGTAAGTTCAAGTAGGCAGATGAAACCACTGAACAGAAATGAGgaccaaatttaaaaatatgaatTGGACAAGTATGACAGGCAGTTCAATGTGATCACAACTTGATCTCGCTTAACCACATTGCAACAAACTTTCAAATAAACACAGTTAGAACAGATCGGGGAAGAAAAGGACATTCAAAATCTATTGCAACTCCCTAAACCTTCTCAGAGCAACACAAAAGAGATACTTCTTCAACAAGCTTTGGTTGCATTCAAAGAATGAGGTAACAGATGGTGACCTTACCTTTGTCCGGTGAGACAGTTATGCATTTTCTCAATGGCATGCTCTTCCCTAAACGTGTTTCCATTTCTACCATGAGCGCCCTAAAGCGAGGGAGGGAAATGACTGGAAGATTAAATGCCCAtggaaaatattcaaatgaacatacGCCAAATGGTATACCAGATGACACATCCCAATATACCACCTCTACGATTGTCCAATTGCCCACATGATTGTTTGGTTTAGACTGCATACCTATGCCTTTCTAGTTTCTAATCAAAAGCCAATCAATCCAATGCAACATCCAAGTTTAAGTTTTTAACAGCATATACTGACATCAAACCCAAATTCCTTTAAAATCAATGGTATTATAAGACTATCTTGGCACAACCAATATCAAGCCACTAATTCCAGTTCTCCTTAATtgcaacaaatgaaggataactCATCCAACCTAGTCACCTTGTCACTCAACACTATCGATTTGGAGAAGCTGTAAAATGCACCAAACACTAGTGAACAATGATATCTCTCTTCACACTAAGTAAAACCCCATATATTCATTTTAACTGAGAAGCCAAAGAATTTCAATTCATACAAGAAAGTTGATAAAGAGAGATAAATTTCAGCTTCATCCAATCAACTcattcagagagagagagagagctaaagAGAGAAAGCTTTCCGGACTCACCTACTAGTACGAAAAAATACCAagttataaacttataatacataaaaaaatgtCAACCCATTGATTTCATTTCTCTAGAAATGGCAATTATCCAACATTCTCACTTTGTGCCCCAACAGTATCTGTTGGAGATACCTTAAAATTCATCGAAAAAAATGAACAAAGATTTCTCCACCCACATAATAAACAATGTAGACTCAGAGAATTTCAAGTGTGATTATGCAAACAAGAAGGGGAAGAGAAATTTTGTCTAAGAACATATTATCAAACATATAACACATACAGGTTTTCAATTACCTACTAGCactaaaaatttcaaataagatACCATAAAACATCAGCCtcatcaaaagattatccatcCAAAATTTCAGCAAAAGTATCAACTTCCAAGAATCAAAACACTGGAGCCGTATGGCATATGCATCAGTGTTTAAGCATAATGCAACATCAACTAGACTACAGTAGACCGCTCAACCCCATTCCAATCCTCAAAACAAGAACTCGGCAACCCAAACTCAGTACAACTATTACGCAAATTAACAAAAGCTAGGGCTCCAGTTCGCCCAAGCACAATTTTTTCAATGCTAATTCAACCACATGAGCaaaaaaaatgcaagaattcttcttctttttcgaaATAATTATTgaacatatatcatatacaGAAGCTGAAATGTAGATTCGAAGGAATGATAAAAGGCACTTTGATTGAGCAACCTAAAGTAAACTCCCCAATAACAGAACCCAGATCAATAATACATCAAAGTTTGCAACTTTACATGTCAACAAGCtttcacatcaaaatataaattagtAAACTTACAATCCCAATTCAATATTTTTCCATTCAATTTCCAACAAAGTAGAAAATTTCCAAAATTAGAAGACAAAATCAGATAAAGCTCATATTTTTCTGAATTTCCATAAATTCTCTTCTTTATTTCCACAAGGAAACAGAATATTCatttattcaaaaaaataaagcaCAAAAAAACCCAGAGAAAGTTGTGAACTTACTGCCATTTTGCTGTCCACCAGATTTAGAAAAAACCCAGGAAAGTAATGTCAGAGTAGAATCTCCTGGACCACCCACCACAAACACGCAACCCCAGTAGCTCCTCCACGAAACCCTTCTACGAACCACCAAGAGAGAGAGCAattattttagagagagagagggagggagagagaggaagagggtgtagagagagaaaggagagagagttaTAGAGGGGTTTATCAACCATTGACGGACCCTACCCGTCATGTTTGACCTTTCTCTCTATGTAATAGTCCTGCTTCTCTGTTCAAACATCTCCCTCAGCGAGTTAAGACTCTCCGTCTATTTGCGATAATGCTATTGGTTGATAATATgctctttttttattaattaatttatcccCTGTATAATTCAATTTTTTCATTACttgttttctaattttctttttcttacaaattataattataaCGTGCTACGTTTTTCACTCATCAAATTTTGATAGTAAGATATGATATGTTTTAACGTTCTGTCCCATTCAAATTGTGTTAGCGAGAATTGTTCATGCACACATAACTGATTGCGaggtttttctttaaaataagcaacattaaaatgataaaatagTAATTTACTCACTTCCATTTAAAATTTAGCATGCCTTTATCAATTTGAAGTAATTTTAAATTGTGTTAGCGAAGGTCGGTCATTTATGAATTATAAAAAAGAAGCATATAGATATGACTTTTTAAACGCGGCTAATGCAtagtaattttttaaaaaacacTGATGCATAGTAGTTCCTGAAATTGGTTTTTTAGTGTGTTATGTGTTTTGCTACTCTTTAAAGCAGAGCTACCAATAACAGTTCATGCGTATTTGATTGGTTTAAGTTATTGTTCATGATTAGTACAGGGATTAGCCAAATTAATCATACGAAAATGATGTAGTTACTAGTTCTTGATGCAGTGTGACTTtagcattattattatttattcattttggTACGTATGTGCTTTATGCTTGTCTTTTTCTGTCCATGTGTTTTATTGAGATTGTATTGTTTTTGTTAGGAATTTTAATTGTGTTCATTTGGAGTTAAACAGGTTAGTTTTAGTGGCGGCTAACTTCAAATTGTAATTTGAGGAAACCTCAACTGAAGTACGAAAGCTGTGTTCGCTTGTCGATTTCTGTGGAAACATTTTCTCATGACTCCTTTTTTTGTCTTCTTCTCAATTTTTTGgggtttaatttcttttaaaatgTCATATTGTAATTAGATAAGAAGTTTTAATGCTAGcttataattttcttgatttggtTCACAAATTCAAGGTtttaaaaaacgctaggcgttAGTCGGGTGTGCCTAGGCGGTTAGGCGAggtctaggcggatttaggtaaatttcttgtatatcttgtaaataagtgcatattaacACTTACAAAAAAATATACTTGTATAAAATCCAtggataaaatgcaaaaaaaatatccaacaagtccaaaattttaaaacacattaagcatatatgccatataatttaagatattttgaattgttatatctaatttttttttaaataaaggtAAAAATCCCACATAGCGGGTTGGGTGAttcataataaagaaaaaattctAATGTGAATATGGGTAGTTCTTAgtaatttataaaatattttttagagaTCATATTactttatgtttaatttaaagAGAAATAAAGGTGTGAAATATGTGGATGTAGGGATTGACACCCCATCATTTTTTACGAGAAAAATCAATATGTTAGGGACTGACAGCCTAtg is from Malus sylvestris chromosome 5, drMalSylv7.2, whole genome shotgun sequence and encodes:
- the LOC126623601 gene encoding uncharacterized protein LOC126623601, which encodes MVRETTVESFYRRLRESATASSQSPLLIFPSTSDADSLCALKIIFHVLESDSIRYACYPVSSFQEIHKYAGPDLCSSSENSVSILLINWGCHRDLKKLLNLSPKARVFVVDSHRPIHLHNLSDQNDRVVVLYTLDDERQADLAYDIEDVSALANASDLNSDDEFDPESDSDSDGDDSQSEEEEEGNGDGSRKRRRVDRENDPVKLFRDLKRKYYHLGTFHGKPSGCLMYDLSHSLRKNTNELLWLACVSLTDQFLHERLTDERYQAAVMELEQYINSSGNLEAVTNVTLKDGTKIRVPQASRITYEDEPRLMLLQEWNLFDSMLCSSYIATKLKTWSDNGLKKLKLLLARMGFSLVDCQQKYRYMDTEVKRLMKEEFERFLPEYGLTDFYYRSFLRLHGYRSRVSAADVVYGVTALLESYVTSDGSCASKEFGMAYDALSMNNLDKLKGGMQQAIKIQRAILRQGSMAITKRGCIRSGRKFRWVKLEDSLDAKLLGYPQALTKFCYFLMDGLREKGARMKPLVCACLAQEPKKVLIVGVCGKPRLGAVQGNAFGIAFRNAAQEIGAEFFHELFESSWIVLEAAKMNSFMVRLTEAVM
- the LOC126623602 gene encoding RPM1-interacting protein 4-like isoform X1 produces the protein MWQQRSHVPKFGNWEGEESVPYTAYFDKARKDRTGVGGKMINPNDPQENPDILSDISASSPPKVRPEPEKPVHEQRRSREDNDLRFANSPAQRRNSGESAHQPSRGRGVSSGETHRRPARPSAGSENSVERSPLHRNAKVTGRDSPSWEGKTSYETSHGTPGRSRLKPRDESPEKGAAVPKFGEWDENDPASADGFTHIFNKVREERAGKVPGTPSQPSYQDARRQGSNDSAKSCCFPWSRK
- the LOC126623602 gene encoding RPM1-interacting protein 4-like isoform X2; amino-acid sequence: MAQRSHVPKFGNWEGEESVPYTAYFDKARKDRTGVGGKMINPNDPQENPDILSDISASSPPKVRPEPEKPVHEQRRSREDNDLRFANSPAQRRNSGESAHQPSRGRGVSSGETHRRPARPSAGSENSVERSPLHRNAKVTGRDSPSWEGKTSYETSHGTPGRSRLKPRDESPEKGAAVPKFGEWDENDPASADGFTHIFNKVREERAGKVPGTPSQPSYQDARRQGSNDSAKSCCFPWSRK